A portion of the Streptomyces erythrochromogenes genome contains these proteins:
- a CDS encoding GNAT family N-acetyltransferase produces the protein MNDTAHAIRIRPGGPADAPALLDMLDGAVAWMNARGNTEQWGTAPYSQRAGGPERVERYTTENTPYVAELDGAPVGALVLDHGPSPQLPIAPAGEPERYVRLLVSDRRHAGRGIGAALLAHAAEETRRAGVALLRVDCWAGGGGELVAFYERNGFAPTEGFLSGDWPGQVLARRVGPTLG, from the coding sequence GTGAACGACACCGCGCACGCGATACGGATCCGGCCGGGCGGCCCGGCGGACGCACCGGCCCTGCTGGACATGCTCGACGGCGCCGTGGCCTGGATGAACGCCCGCGGCAACACCGAGCAGTGGGGCACGGCGCCGTACTCGCAGCGCGCCGGCGGCCCGGAGCGGGTCGAGCGGTACACGACCGAGAACACCCCGTACGTCGCAGAGCTGGACGGGGCGCCCGTCGGGGCCCTGGTGCTGGACCACGGCCCCAGCCCGCAGCTGCCGATCGCGCCGGCCGGGGAGCCCGAGCGGTACGTGCGGCTGCTCGTCTCCGACCGGCGGCACGCGGGCCGCGGCATCGGGGCGGCGCTGCTCGCGCACGCCGCCGAGGAGACACGGCGGGCCGGCGTCGCCCTCCTGCGGGTCGACTGCTGGGCGGGGGGCGGCGGCGAACTGGTCGCGTTCTACGAGCGCAACGGCTTCGCCCCCACCGAGGGCTTCCTGTCCGGGGACTGGCCGGGACAGGTGCTGGCCCGGCGGGTCGGCCCGACCCTCGGCTGA
- a CDS encoding GNAT family N-acetyltransferase, whose protein sequence is MSTITLTTWSLEMTSPADLVPAAPAGPEISVVRSEVPSPEFSRFLYASVGGDIHWTDRLSLTRAQWVEQLGRPGVETWVAYDRGTPAGYVELDPQDDGVVEIMYFGLLPDFRGRRIGGHLLSVGIERAWDLASRWPQREATRRVWVHTCSQDGPSAMSNYQRRGFKVFKTETEQKEETPTPGPWPGA, encoded by the coding sequence ATGAGCACCATCACACTCACCACCTGGTCGCTGGAGATGACCTCTCCGGCGGACCTCGTCCCGGCGGCTCCGGCGGGCCCGGAGATATCCGTCGTGCGGTCGGAGGTCCCCTCTCCCGAGTTCAGCCGCTTCCTCTACGCCTCGGTGGGCGGCGACATCCACTGGACGGACCGGCTGTCCCTCACGCGTGCGCAGTGGGTGGAGCAGCTCGGCCGGCCGGGCGTGGAGACGTGGGTGGCGTACGACCGCGGCACGCCGGCGGGGTACGTGGAGCTCGACCCGCAGGACGACGGCGTCGTGGAGATCATGTACTTCGGCCTGCTCCCCGACTTCCGCGGCCGCCGCATCGGCGGGCACCTGCTGTCCGTCGGCATCGAACGGGCCTGGGACCTCGCCTCGCGCTGGCCGCAGCGCGAGGCGACCCGCCGGGTGTGGGTCCACACCTGCAGCCAGGACGGCCCGTCGGCGATGAGCAACTACCAGCGCCGCGGCTTCAAGGTCTTCAAAACGGAGACGGAGCAGAAGGAAGAAACCCCGACGCCGGGCCCCTGGCCCGGCGCGTAA
- the rsgA gene encoding ribosome small subunit-dependent GTPase A: MSFNAFPQASLAHTLTSLGWDDAWAAEFTPYAEQGLVPGRVVRVDRGQCDVLTADGIVRADTAFVTPHDPLRVICTGDWAAVETAGNPRYVKAYLPRRTAFVRSTSSQRSEGQILAANVDHAIIAVSLAVELDLGRIERFLALAWESGAQPLVVLTKADLVPDPVTLGHLVQDVETTAPGVQVLTVSSHTGEGTDVLGAVVGSGTSVLLGVSGAGKSTLANALLGTDVMEVQATRDVDGKGRHTTTTRNLLVLPGGGVLIDTPGLRGVGLFDAEAGVGQVFSEIEDYAAECRFHDCAHEAEPGCAVLAALESGALPERRLESYRKLLRENQRIVAKTDARLRSEIRRDWRLKSAEGRANYSAKRGGRV, encoded by the coding sequence TTGTCTTTCAACGCTTTCCCGCAGGCCTCGCTCGCGCACACCCTCACCTCCCTCGGCTGGGACGACGCGTGGGCTGCCGAGTTCACCCCGTACGCCGAGCAGGGCCTCGTGCCCGGCCGTGTCGTACGCGTCGACCGCGGTCAGTGCGACGTGCTGACCGCCGACGGCATCGTCCGCGCCGACACCGCCTTCGTCACCCCCCACGACCCGCTGCGCGTCATCTGCACCGGGGACTGGGCCGCCGTCGAGACGGCGGGCAACCCGCGGTACGTGAAGGCGTACCTGCCGCGCCGGACCGCCTTCGTGCGTTCCACCTCGTCGCAGCGGTCCGAGGGGCAGATCCTCGCCGCGAACGTCGACCACGCGATCATCGCCGTCTCCCTCGCCGTCGAGCTCGACCTGGGGCGCATCGAGCGCTTTCTGGCCCTGGCCTGGGAGTCGGGGGCGCAGCCGCTGGTCGTCCTCACCAAGGCGGACCTGGTTCCGGACCCGGTCACCCTCGGGCACCTGGTCCAGGACGTGGAGACCACCGCCCCGGGCGTCCAGGTCCTCACGGTCTCCTCCCACACCGGGGAGGGCACCGACGTCCTCGGTGCCGTCGTCGGCTCCGGCACGAGCGTCCTGCTGGGCGTCTCGGGCGCGGGCAAGTCCACCCTGGCGAACGCGCTGCTCGGCACGGACGTCATGGAGGTCCAGGCCACCCGCGACGTCGACGGCAAGGGCCGCCACACCACGACCACCCGCAACCTCCTCGTCCTGCCGGGCGGAGGGGTCCTCATCGACACCCCGGGCCTGCGCGGCGTCGGGCTCTTCGACGCGGAGGCGGGGGTCGGGCAGGTCTTCTCCGAGATCGAGGACTACGCCGCCGAATGCCGCTTCCACGACTGCGCCCACGAGGCGGAGCCGGGGTGCGCGGTGCTCGCCGCGCTGGAGTCGGGGGCTCTGCCGGAGCGGCGCCTGGAGAGCTACCGCAAGCTCCTGCGGGAGAACCAGCGGATCGTGGCCAAGACGGACGCCCGGCTGCGGTCGGAGATCCGCCGCGACTGGCGGCTGAAGTCGGCCGAGGGCCGGGCCAACTACTCCGCCAAGCGCGGCGGCCGGGTCTGA
- a CDS encoding GAF domain-containing protein, translating to MTVDVARISAMHPREATRLLKGVRAAALAGDRPPAAPRPEIAESWRRMLAGGVHPDRDARSRMLSAAETEQRRHVSPLREVLPVLREGLLPALDGALHIMVVADADGRLLWREGHSSILRKADRLGFAVGADWDEAVVGTNGVGTALVARRPVQVFSAEHFVSSHHDWTCAGAPVRDPRDGRLLGVVDVSGPLATMHPATLAWVSSVARLAERELRIRHLESLERLRAVAAPLMARLPGRALAVDPHGWTAAVTGLAPADRIPLPKDLVPGRVWVPQLGDCVAEPLPGGWLLRIAQDRAGTAATRVVLDLSRAGSWSATVYGSSGSWSQELSPRHAELLFLLAESPLGRSAAELSAELFGDPTRTVTVRAELSRVRRHLAGILTHRPYRFAEDVEVELIRPADPTALLRHSTAPTVVRARLGRTGPGMIP from the coding sequence ATGACGGTCGATGTGGCACGCATCTCGGCCATGCACCCTCGGGAGGCCACGCGTCTGCTCAAGGGGGTGCGGGCGGCCGCGCTGGCGGGCGACCGCCCGCCGGCCGCGCCCCGGCCGGAGATCGCGGAGTCCTGGCGCCGGATGCTGGCCGGCGGTGTGCACCCGGACCGGGACGCGCGCTCGCGGATGCTGTCGGCCGCCGAAACGGAACAGCGGCGCCACGTCTCCCCGCTGCGGGAGGTGCTTCCCGTACTGCGCGAGGGTCTGCTGCCCGCGCTCGACGGGGCGCTCCACATCATGGTCGTCGCGGACGCGGACGGCCGGCTGCTGTGGCGGGAGGGCCACAGCTCCATCCTGCGCAAGGCGGACCGGCTCGGTTTCGCGGTCGGCGCGGACTGGGACGAGGCCGTGGTCGGCACGAACGGCGTGGGGACCGCCCTGGTGGCCCGGCGACCGGTGCAGGTGTTCTCGGCGGAGCACTTCGTCTCCAGCCACCACGACTGGACGTGTGCGGGGGCGCCCGTGCGGGACCCGCGGGACGGGCGGCTGCTGGGCGTCGTCGACGTCAGCGGGCCGCTGGCCACCATGCACCCGGCGACGCTGGCCTGGGTGAGCTCGGTGGCCCGGCTCGCGGAACGGGAGCTGCGGATCCGGCACCTGGAGTCGCTGGAGCGGCTGCGGGCGGTGGCGGCCCCGCTGATGGCCCGGCTGCCCGGGCGGGCGCTGGCCGTGGACCCGCACGGCTGGACGGCCGCGGTGACGGGGCTGGCCCCGGCGGACCGGATCCCGCTGCCGAAGGACTTGGTGCCGGGCCGGGTGTGGGTGCCGCAGCTCGGCGACTGCGTGGCGGAGCCGCTGCCCGGCGGCTGGCTGCTGCGGATCGCGCAGGACCGTGCGGGCACGGCGGCGACCCGGGTCGTCCTGGACCTCAGCCGGGCGGGTTCGTGGTCGGCGACGGTGTACGGGTCGTCCGGGAGCTGGTCGCAGGAGCTGAGCCCGCGCCACGCGGAGCTGCTGTTCCTGCTGGCGGAGAGCCCGCTGGGGCGCTCGGCGGCGGAGCTGTCCGCGGAGCTGTTCGGCGACCCGACCCGCACCGTGACGGTCCGGGCGGAGCTGTCCCGCGTACGCCGCCACCTCGCGGGCATCCTGACCCACCGGCCGTACCGTTTCGCGGAGGACGTCGAGGTGGAGCTGATCCGCCCGGCGGACCCGACCGCGCTGCTCCGGCACTCCACGGCCCCGACGGTTGTACGGGCCCGCCTGGGCCGGACGGGCCCCGGCATGATTCCCTGA
- a CDS encoding acyl-CoA dehydrogenase family protein, whose amino-acid sequence MAATTHTVSNQAPPLVGYDVYGGDRALTEGVERHLASADPELLGEVREELSGLGRAAGSAQAQEWGVQANENPPKLRTHDRYGNRVDEVEFHPAWHRLLGHAVGSGLTDAWGRPAGHLRRAAGFFLWSQAEAGHGCPVSMTHAAVPALRADPSIAAEWEPRLTSHVYEEGLRPASQKAGVLFGMGMTEKQGGSDVRANTTTAVPLDASGEYLLTGHKWFCSAPMCDGFLVLAQAPGGLTCFLVPRVLEDGTRNVFAIQRLKDKLGNKSNASSEVEFDGTWARRVGEEGRGVRTIIEMVAATRLDCVIGSAALMRQALTQAVHHAEHRSAFGALLVDQPLMRNVLADLALESEAATTLTLRLAAAYDAGTEQEKAFLRLAVPAAKYWVTKRCTPMVAEALECLGGNGYVEESGLPRLLRESPLNSIWEGSGNVQALDVLRALQREPQALNAFLQEVGLARGADHRLDSAIKDLLTDLADLEGIEARARRVVERMALVLQGSLLVRWAPPEVADAFCASRLGGDWGSAFGTLPHSLDLRAVVERARIAG is encoded by the coding sequence ATGGCAGCCACCACCCACACAGTCAGCAACCAGGCCCCGCCCCTGGTGGGGTACGACGTCTACGGCGGCGATCGGGCCCTGACCGAGGGCGTCGAGCGTCACCTGGCGTCCGCGGATCCCGAACTCCTCGGCGAGGTACGGGAGGAGCTCAGCGGCCTCGGGCGCGCGGCCGGTTCCGCGCAGGCCCAGGAATGGGGCGTGCAGGCGAACGAGAACCCTCCGAAACTGCGCACGCACGACCGGTACGGGAACCGCGTCGACGAGGTGGAGTTCCACCCTGCGTGGCACCGGCTGCTCGGGCACGCCGTGGGCTCCGGGCTCACGGACGCCTGGGGGCGTCCGGCCGGGCACCTGCGCCGGGCGGCCGGATTCTTCCTGTGGTCGCAGGCCGAGGCCGGCCACGGCTGCCCGGTCTCGATGACGCACGCGGCCGTGCCGGCCCTGCGGGCCGATCCGTCGATCGCGGCGGAATGGGAGCCTCGGCTGACCTCGCACGTGTACGAGGAGGGGCTGCGGCCGGCCTCGCAGAAGGCCGGCGTGCTCTTCGGCATGGGGATGACCGAGAAGCAGGGCGGCAGCGACGTACGGGCCAACACGACGACCGCCGTGCCGCTGGACGCGTCCGGCGAGTACCTGCTGACCGGGCACAAGTGGTTCTGTTCGGCGCCGATGTGCGACGGCTTCCTGGTGCTGGCGCAGGCCCCGGGCGGGCTGACCTGCTTCCTGGTGCCGCGGGTGCTGGAGGACGGCACGCGCAACGTCTTCGCGATCCAGCGGCTGAAGGACAAGCTGGGCAACAAGTCGAACGCGTCGAGCGAGGTCGAGTTCGACGGGACCTGGGCGCGGCGGGTCGGCGAGGAGGGCCGCGGGGTGCGGACCATCATCGAGATGGTCGCGGCGACCCGGCTGGACTGCGTCATCGGCTCGGCTGCGCTGATGCGGCAGGCGCTGACGCAGGCGGTGCACCACGCGGAGCACCGCTCTGCTTTCGGAGCGCTGCTCGTCGACCAGCCGCTGATGCGCAACGTGCTCGCGGACCTCGCCCTGGAGTCGGAGGCCGCCACCACCCTGACGCTGCGCCTGGCCGCCGCCTACGACGCCGGGACCGAGCAGGAGAAGGCCTTCCTGCGCCTCGCCGTGCCCGCCGCCAAGTACTGGGTGACCAAGCGCTGTACGCCGATGGTGGCCGAGGCCCTGGAGTGTCTGGGCGGCAACGGCTACGTCGAGGAGTCCGGGCTGCCGAGACTGCTGCGCGAATCCCCGCTGAACTCCATCTGGGAGGGTTCGGGCAACGTCCAGGCCCTGGACGTACTGCGCGCCCTCCAGCGGGAGCCGCAGGCGCTGAACGCCTTCCTCCAGGAGGTGGGCCTGGCCCGGGGCGCCGACCACCGGCTGGATTCGGCCATCAAGGACCTGCTGACGGATCTCGCCGATCTGGAGGGCATCGAGGCGCGGGCCCGCCGGGTCGTGGAGCGCATGGCCCTGGTGCTCCAGGGATCGCTGCTGGTCCGGTGGGCTCCGCCGGAGGTCGCGGACGCGTTCTGCGCCTCGCGGCTGGGCGGCGATTGGGGTTCGGCCTTCGGCACGCTGCCGCACAGCCTGGACCTGCGTGCGGTCGTGGAACGGGCGCGGATCGCGGGCTAG
- a CDS encoding YihY/virulence factor BrkB family protein has translation MQPAKETPERIPGRLHRARALYRNVSKRKMGWLLLKDTVNSCIEYRILGLAAEAAFFTLLSLPPLFLGLLGLLGYVDGWTDTRTVESIEENILRAVGTVLSDRGVNDIARPLLDDVTRSGRPDLISLGFAFALWSGSRAVNVFIDTITVMYGLDGQRGIVKTRLLAFLLYIIALLIGAIVLPLMVVGPDAVVRLVPWGTEVIAVLYWPTVTLLSIVFLTTLYHVSVPVRSPWIEDVPGALVALAMWVLGSFLLRIYLTNTVEGPTIYGSLAAPVAVLLWIGISAFAVLVGAAVNAAIDRVWPSVATAAAREANERIREAEAAQLVARAAAWRAMAEGESEDDEDEGMPSEFPERWSKFLPPEDYSSRLRKH, from the coding sequence GTGCAGCCAGCAAAAGAAACACCCGAGCGGATCCCAGGACGGCTCCACCGGGCCCGCGCCCTCTACCGCAACGTCTCGAAGCGGAAAATGGGCTGGCTGCTGTTGAAGGACACCGTCAACTCGTGCATCGAGTACCGGATCCTCGGGCTCGCGGCCGAGGCGGCCTTCTTCACACTGCTCTCCCTGCCCCCGCTGTTCCTGGGCCTGCTGGGCCTGCTCGGCTACGTCGACGGGTGGACGGACACCCGTACCGTCGAGAGCATCGAGGAGAACATCCTGCGCGCGGTCGGCACGGTCCTGTCCGACCGCGGCGTCAACGACATCGCCAGACCCCTGCTGGACGACGTCACCCGCAGCGGCCGGCCCGACCTGATCTCGCTCGGTTTCGCCTTCGCCCTGTGGTCGGGATCCCGGGCCGTCAACGTCTTCATCGACACCATCACCGTGATGTACGGGCTCGACGGGCAGCGCGGCATCGTCAAGACCCGGCTGCTGGCCTTCCTGCTCTACATCATCGCCCTGCTGATCGGCGCGATCGTGCTGCCGCTGATGGTGGTGGGCCCGGACGCCGTCGTCCGGCTGGTGCCGTGGGGCACCGAGGTGATCGCCGTCCTGTACTGGCCGACCGTGACCCTGCTGTCCATCGTCTTCCTGACCACGCTCTACCACGTGTCCGTGCCCGTGCGCTCGCCGTGGATCGAGGACGTGCCGGGCGCACTGGTCGCCCTGGCGATGTGGGTGCTGGGCTCGTTCCTGCTGCGGATCTACCTCACCAACACCGTGGAGGGGCCCACCATCTACGGCTCCCTGGCCGCGCCCGTCGCCGTCCTGCTCTGGATCGGCATCTCGGCCTTCGCCGTGCTCGTCGGCGCGGCCGTGAACGCCGCCATCGACCGCGTCTGGCCGTCGGTGGCCACGGCGGCGGCGCGTGAGGCGAACGAGCGGATCCGGGAGGCGGAGGCCGCTCAGCTGGTCGCACGGGCCGCCGCCTGGCGGGCGATGGCGGAGGGCGAGTCGGAGGACGACGAGGACGAGGGCATGCCGTCGGAGTTCCCGGAACGCTGGTCGAAGTTCCTGCCGCCCGAGGACTACTCCTCGCGCCTGCGCAAGCACTGA